The Cytobacillus sp. NJ13 sequence CGTGCAACGGAGCTCTTACGACGACCAGTACCAATATATTGAACCTGTGCCAAGTTAATAACCTCCCTAAAAATTATCCACGAAGTTCGTAAACTTCAGGTTGTTGTGCTTGGTGCTTATGTTCGCTACCAGCATATACGTGTAATTTCTTGAACATTTGACGACCAAGAGAGTTCTTTGGAAGCATGCCTTTAATTGCAAGCTCAAGCATTCTCTCAGGGTAGTTTGTACGCATTTCAAGAGCAGTTCTTGTTTTTAGACCGCCTGGGTGCATGCTGTGACGGTAGTAGATCTTGTCAGTAAGCTTTTTCCCAGTAAGTTCGATTTTTGAAGCATTGATAAGAATTACATGATCACCAGTATCAACATGTGGTGTATAAGTTGGTTTATGTTTACCACGTAGAATTGATGCAACTTCACTAGCAAGACGACCAAGAGTTTTGCCTTCAGCATCAATCACGTACCATTTACGCTCGATATTGTTTGAATTCGCCATAAACGTTGTACGCATCAGTTTCCCTCCTAATAATTCCATTCATAATCATTTTTTGGTTTATCTATTCGACACAATAAGTTCCGGGGCTTATCGTGGTTTTAATAATAATACCATATGCTATAATATAACTTTGACAGTCCAATGTCAAGCGAATGTTACACCTGGTTTAGTTGTTTTAAAATCTTTTTTTATATGAGTTTGGCTTTACAACGCGCCCTCGCGGTTCCTCATTTGTTTTTTCCAAAATTTTAATAAAAAACTTTCCACAAATATAAACCTTGGGGAGGCGCTGTTTTTCCTGCAGCTGATCTGTTTTTTCCCATAAGAACAGATGGCATGGAATCGGGGTCTCTTTCCCCTGTGCCAACTTCAAGAAGTGTGCCGGCCAGGATGCGGACCATATTATATAAGAATCCGGTGCCTCTAAAGCAGAAGATGAGCATATCCCCTTCTTCAGCCACTTGGATTTCCTGAAGTTCCCTGACCTTATCTTCCACTTCCGTCTTGGCGGAGCAGAAGCTTGTAAAATCATGTGTCCCTATTAAATCTGCTGCCGCTTGTTTGATAGCATCCGTATTTAAGTGATACGGGTACTGACAGGCATAATGGCGTTTAAAAGGGTCTCTCCTGGATGTTCGATGCACGAAGTACCGGTATTCCTTCCCTTTCGCATCAAAACGGACATGAAAGTCATCAGACACTGTCTCCGTCCCTATGATGGCCACATCATCCGGCAGCAGTGAATTAAGGGCGATTTCCCATTTTTCAATAGGAATATTCAAAGGGGAATCGAAATGGATCACCTGGCCCCTTGCATGGACACCCGCATCGGTTCTGCCTGAGGCAGTAACCTTGATGTCTTCTCCTTTATGAAGCTTCTTTAAGGCCCTTTCCAGCTCTCCCTGTACAGTCCGCTTGCCAGGCTGCACCTGATAGCCTGCAAAATGGGTGCCGTCATACGTCACATTACATTTAAATCTTTGCATAAGGTCACCCCATTACGTCCTTAGCAGGATTAACACCAGGGTCAGGGCTGCAAGCATTGCCAGCATTGCCGTATCCTTTAGACCCCAGTTAAGCTGCCTGTATTTCGTTCTGCCTTCCCCGCCTCTATAGCCGCGTGACTCCATCGCTACAGCAAGCTCTTCAGCCCGTTTAAACGAACTGACGAACAAAGGAATCAGCAGAGGAATAATGGCTTTAATACGGTCTTTAATCGGACCGCTTGTAAAATCAACTCCCCTGGCTGTCTGAGCTTTCATGATTTTATCCGTTTCCTGCATGAGTGTCGGGATAAAGCGAAGAGAAATCGACATCATTAAAGCCAGTTCATGCACAGGAAACTTGATTTTATTCAATGGAGCCAGCAGGCTTTCCAGACCATCCGTAATTTCAATCGGGGTCGTGGTCAAAGTCAGAATGGAAGTCATCAGAATGAGCAGGAAGAAGCGCAATGATATGAAAATCCCCTGTCTCAAGCCTTCCTCATAGATTGTAATCCATCCAAACCGGAAGAGAACTTCACCCTCTTTTGTCAAAAACAAGTGCAGGAATAATGTAAAAATAACAAGCAGAAGGACCGGCTTTAACCCTGTATAGATAAACCGGATCGGCACCTTCGATAAAGCGATCATCAAAAAGGTGTAAACCGTCAGTAAGCCGTATGTCAGCATATTATTTGCCAGGAAGACAATGCACACGAATAAGAAAATAAGGACTAGCTTAGAACGGGGATCCATCCTGTGCAGGACAGACTCGGCCGGAACATAGCGCCCAAAAATCATTTTATCCATCATTTAGCTGCCCCCCTTTTCATCGCAGCAGCAATCTCATCCGTCAGCTCATCCATTGTCAGACATGTCTTAGAGAAACGGATGTTAAGTGATTTTTCCATTTTCAGCTGAAAACGGACAACCTCCGGAACATCGAGGCCAAGCTTAAGCAAGCCTTCCGGTGAAGAAAAGATTTCTTTAGGCGTGCCCTTTTTGTACACTTCCCCGTTATGCATGATGACAATCTGATCAGCATAGCGGGAGGCGTCCTCCATGCTATGTGTAACGAGCACCGTCGATAGCCCTCTTGTTCCATGCAGGCTGTAGAACATATCCATGATTTCTTTTCTGCCCCGCGGGTCAAGCCCTGCAGTAGGCTCATCCAGGACAATGACATCAGGCTCCATTGCCAGCACTCCGGCTATCGCCACCCGTCTCATTTGGCCCCCTGACAGGTCAAATGGGGACTTGCGCAGAATTTCTTCCGGCAGGCCAACCTGGCTAATGGCCGCTCTTGCTCTTTTTTTGGCTTCCTCTTCTGACACTCCGAAGTTCATCGGGCCAAAGCATATATCTTTCTCGACCGTTTCTTCAAACAGCTGATGCTCAGGAAATTGAAACACGATGCCGACCCTTTGACGGATTTCCTTCAGGTTTTTCTGTTTCTTTTGCGAAGTGATCAGCCGCTCTCCAATCACTACCTGGCCTTCTGTCGGCTTAAGCAGGGCATTTAAATGCTGGAGGACAGTCGATTTGCCTGATCCGGTATGCCCGATGATTGCCAGAAACGTGCCTGATGGAATATCAATGGTAACATCTTTTATTGCGAGGCGTTCAAATGGCGTATTGACCTGATACCGGTATTCTACATTTTGGAGTGAGATGTCCATAATTCTTCCACCAACTCTTCTTCAGATAAATAATGCCTTGATAACGGCAATCCTTTTTCTCTTAATATCTTGCTTAGCTTCACAGGAAAAGGAATATCCAGGCCCAGCTTTACAAGCTCTTCATCCATTTGAAAGATTTCCTCAGGTGTGCCTTCCCGATATAACTGTCCTTTGTTCATAACCACGATGCGGTCAGCCTTTGCAGCCTCTTCCAAATCATGTGTGATGGAGATGACTGTCATATGATAGTCCTGCTTAAGCTCTCTGACGGTTTCAAGCACCTCTTCACGACCTCTTGGATCAAGCATGGAGGTTGACTCGTCCAGAATAATAATGTCCGGCCTTAGGGCGATGACACCGGCAATGGCCACTCTCTGTTTCTGGCCGCCAGAAAGATGGTGCGGCTCTTGATTAAGAAATTGTGCCATTTTGACTTTCTCCAGTGATTGCGTAACACGCTGAACCATGTCATTTCTTTCAATTCCATGGTTTTCTAAACCAAAAGCCACATCATCCTGTACGGTCGTTCCGACAAACTGGTTATCCGGATTCTGAAAAACCATGCCGATCTTCTTTCTGGTTTCCCAGACGGTCTCTTCACTCAATGAAATTCCGCCTACTGTAATGCTTCCTTCCAACGGAAAGTGCAGACCATTCAGCAGTTTGGCAAGTGTTGATTTCCCGGAACCATTATGGCCTACAATTGCGAGCCATTCCCCTTTAACTATATTGAAAGAGACGTTGTGCAGCGCATATCCACCTTCTGCATCGTACTTAAACGAAACATTTTTCAATTCTACCAGCGGCTCGTTCATGTGAAGTCCTCCTCTCAGCTCTGCTTCTCTATTTCAGCTCTGCTCTAATATTTTTATCCTAATGAAAAAACCCGCCATTTTTGGCGAGCTTTAAATAGTTCGATAATAGGTTATGTTACCGGATAGCAAGCGCTGAATGATACCATTCTCCCACACTTGTAATACACAAGAAAATCTGGATTTCTGCTATCTAAGCTTATTGGATGCCTATTATGCCTCCCTATTAAAAGCTCATACTGACGCAGTATGGTGGTTGGTTCTTGCTAATGTATGACTGTTCAGAGACCTCGATTTCCTTATGGTTTATGAACAAACGAAATTTAAAAAAGCCTGCACCTCTTTCCGTCAGGCAGTAAACTGCCGGGCGCAAATCTTCTTTCCGGAAGAGGTGCATGAGCTAGACAAGACAGTGTACCAGGTGATGGGGAATCTATTACTCAACCATCCCTGTTTAATAGCTGTACATGCTCATCGTAACGCTCGTTTTTGGCCTGAAGTGGGTGTTCCTAACATATTAAGGAAACAGCCGCTTTTATAGAAAAAGGGCAAAGAACAAGTTCAATGAAACCGTCCCGCGCCCTTTCCTTAAAAAATTATACTAACTCGATGATTACCATTGGCGCACCGTCTCCACGACGAGGTCCAAGTTTCATAATACGAGTGTATCCGCCTTGGCGCTCTTCATAACGAGTTGCGATGTCGCTGAATAATTTTTGAACTGCATCCTGGTCAGTTTCAGCGTTAGCTACCTCATTGCGAACAAAAGCAGCTGCTTGACGGCGTGCATGCAAATCGCCGCGCTTTCCAAGAGTGATCATTTTCTCAACAACTGAACGAAGTTCTTTTGCACGAGCTTCAGTTGTTTCGATGCGCTCATTGATGATTAGATCTGTTGCTAAGTCACGCAGCATAGCTTTACGTTGTGAGCTAGTGCGTCCTAACTTTCTGTATCCCATGAAAGTTTCCCTCCTTTGTTGAAGTCATTCAATCTGCTGAAAGCTAACATATAAAGATGATGAATCAATTCACATCAATCGTCTTTGCGTAAGCCCAGTCCAAGATCTTCTAATTTATGTTTTACTTCCTCAAGTGACTTTCTGCCCAGGTTACGGACCTTCATCATATCCTCTTCAGTCTTATTGGCTAATTCCTGAACAGTATTGATGCCAGCACGCTTTAAGCAGTTGTAAGAACGTACAGATAAGTCAAGTTCTTCAATTGTCATCTCAAGTACTTTCTCTTTTTGGTCTTCTTCTTTTTCAACCATGATTTCGGCATTTTGAGCTTCATCAGTTAAACCGACAAAGATATTCAAATGCTCAGTTAAGATCTTCGCTCCAAGTGCAACCGCATCTTGAGGACCTGTACTTCCGTCAGTCCAAACATCGAATGTTAACTTATCATAGTTAGTCATTTGACCCACACGTGTATTCTCTACCTGATAAGAAATGCGAGATACTGGAGTGTAGATGGAATCGATAGGAATCACACCGATTGGCTGATCTTCTCTCTTGTTTTGGTCAGCTGGTGTATAGCCTCGTCCGCGTCTTGCAGTTAAACGCATGCGCAGGTGGGCATTCGAACCTAGAGTAGCAATATGAAGATCCGGATTAAGGATTTCAACATCGCTGTCATGAGTTACGTCAGCTGCCTTCACTACACCTTCACCCTGAACATCGATTTCCAATGTTTTTTCTTCATCAGAGTAGATTTTAAGTGCTAGTTTTTTAATGTTTAAAATGATAGATGTTACATCTTCTACGACGCCTTCAATTGTTGAGAACTCATGAAGTACCCCATCAATTTGGATCGATGTGACAGCGGCACCTGGGAGTGAGGATAAAAGGATACGACGTAAGGAGTTACCCAAAGTTGTACCATATCCACGCTCAAGTGGCTCGACGACGAACTTGCCGTACTTGGCATCATCGCTGATCTCAACCGTTTCGATTTTTGGTTTTTCTATTTCGATCATCAAAATATACCCTCCTTCAAAACGTCGAAACCCCGGCTAGCAATCTCTAACCGAAATTCCCCCATGTATACGTTCCCGTTTTGTGCACAACAACTGGAATAATTGTTCTGTATAACTAAAAAATTAGTATCATATCCCATTATAGACAAGGATACAAATTCTATACAGAAAAATTATACACGGCGGCGTTTTGGTGGACGACATCCGTTATGTGGAACTGGAGTTACGTCTCTGATAGCGGTAACTTCTAGACCAGCAGCTTGAAGAGCACGGATAGCAGCTTCACGTCCTGCACCAGGTCCTTTAACAGTTACTTCAAGGGATTTCATACCGTGTTCCTGAGAAGTTTTAGCTGCAGTTTCAGCTGCCATTTGCGCTGCGAATGGAGTAGATTTACGAGAACCTTTGAATCCAAGAGCTCCAGCACTTGACCAGGAAACAGCATTTCCATGAACATCAGTGATAGTTACGATTGTGTTATTGAAAGTAGAACGGATATGTGCAATACCTTGTTCAATATTCTTTTTCACACGACGCTTACGTGTATTAGTTTTACGAGCCATTTAAAGTACCTCCTTTACCGATTATTTCTTCTTGTTCGCTACAGTCTTACGAGGACCTTTGCGAGTACGAGCGTTGTTTTTTGTGTTTTGTCCGCGAACCGGTAAACCACGGCGATGACGTAGACCGCGATAGCTTCCGATCTCCATTAGACGTTTGATGTTAAGTGAAACCTCACGGCGAAGGTCACCTTCAACTTTTAATTTGTCGATGATGTCACGGATTTTGTTAAGTTCATCTTCCGTAAGATCACGAACACGAGTGTCTTCAGAAACACCAGCTTCAGCCAAAACTTTTTGAGCTGTAGATTTACCAATACCAAAGATATAAGTTAATGAGATTACTACACGTTTTTCACGTGGAACATCTACACCAGCAATACGTGCCATTGTATAAGCGCACCTCCTTCAAATTAACCTTGTTTTTGTTTATGTTTAGGGTTTTCACAGATAACCATTACTTTTCCACGTCTGCGGATAACTTTACACTTTTCGCAGATTGGTTTAACTGATGGTCTTACTTTCATTATCCTAACCTCCTTAATAGTACGGAGTGCAATGATTATTTAAAACGATATGTGATTCTACCGCGTGTTAAATCATATGGAGATAGCTCAACTGTTACTTTATCTCCAGGTAAAATGCGGATGAAGTGCATACGGATCTTACCGGATACATGTGCTAGCACTGTATGACCATTTTCTAATTCTACCTTAAACATTGCATTTGGCAAAGTATCAACAACTGTGCCTTCTATTTCAATTACATCGTCTTTCGCCATTGAACGATTCTCCCTTCTTCATGTCATATACGAATTCATTTGCATACTTTGCAAGCGCAAAGCGCAACTTTCCGTTTGTTACACGGCCGGTCTCCTCGAGACTGGTCTGAACTTCTGGAGAGATATAATTAAGCAATTGCAGATGCTGAATGTTCTTTTTCTTCGGGCGATCGAATTTCTTCCTGCCGCCGTCAGCAAGCAAAACAAGCCTTTCATCCACCAACCTTATAATTATAGCATATTGACCAGCGTCGCGCCCGTTTTTGATCAAAACAATTTGACCAGGCTGCGGAGTCGCATCAGAACCAACCAATGGAATCACCTGCACCTTAGGCTTTTGTTAATATTTCATAACCGGAATCAGTGATCGCTATTGTATGCTCAAAATGGGCACACCTTTTCCCGTCAACCGTCACAACTGTCCAGTTATCGGTTAAGGTTTTAACATAACGACTTCCTGCATTCACCATAGGCTCAATAGCAAGTACCATACCCGGCTTTAAGCGCGGCCCTCTGTTAGGCGGTCCATAATGAGGAATTTGAGGATCCTCATGTAAGTCTTGCCCTACACCATGGCCGACATACTCGCGTACAATGGAAAAGCCATTAGATTCCGCATACGTTTGGATAGCATGGGAGATGTTCGACAAGCGCTCACCCGGTTTTGCTTCTTCAAGACCCTTAAATAATGATTCCTCTGTCACATCCATAAGACGCTCAGATTCCTCATCAATTTGGCCAATAGCATAAGTCCAGGCTGAGTCACCATGATAACCGTTATATTTAGCACCGATATCAATGCTGATTATATCACCGTTATTTAAAACTCGATCACCAGGTATCCCATGAACAAGTTCATCATTAACTGAAGCACAAATGCTGCCGCGGAAACCATTATATCCTTTAAAAGATGGGATTGCATCGTGTTTACGGATAAACTGATCAGCAATATCATCCAGTTCGCGGGTTGTGATTCCGGGTAAAATATGTTTCTTCAGTTCCTGGTGTGTAAGTGCTACGATCCTGCCGGCCTCACGCATTATATCAAGTTCACGCGGGGTTTTGCAAATGATCATTGTAAGCCCCCGAGCAAAGCATCAAGATCAGAAAATACTTTATTAATATCTTGCTGACCATCAATATTGCGCAGATATCCTTTCGTTTCGTAGAAATCAAGCAACGGCTTTGTCTGTTTAATATTAACGTCAAGTCTATTCTGAACAGTAGCTTCATTATCATCAGCACGCTGATACAGCTCACCACTGCAGCGATCGCACACTCCGTCTTTCGCTGGCGGATTGAATACTAAGTGATAAGTGGCTCCGCAGTCTTTGCAGATGCGGCGTCCGGTAAGACGTTCCATTAGAATGCTCTGATCAACATCAATATTAATGACATAATCAATTTTCTTATTCAAATCAGAAAGGATGTTTTCAAGGGCATCTGCTTGGGCAACCGTTCTTGGGAAGCCATCCAGCAAAAAGCCTTTTTCGCAATCATCCTTGCTTAAGCGTTCACGGACAATGCCGATTGTTACTTCATCAGGAACAAGCTCGCCTTTATCCATGAATGATTTTGCTTTAAGGCCTAGGTCCGTTTCGTCTTTAATAGCCGCACGGAACATATCTCCAGTAGAGATATGAGGGATGCCGTATTTTTGGACGATCTTATCGGCTTGTGTACCTTTTCCGGCACCAGGGAGCCCCATTAAAACTAAATTCACGTCAATTTCCCCCTAGTCTCTAAATGGTATAAGGGAACGAAACGCCCCCTTCAACCAGATTATTTAATGAAACCTTTATAATGACGCTTAACCAGCTGTGCTTCAAGCTGCTTCATCGTTTCAAGTGCAACACCGACAACGATCAGCAGGCTTGTGCCTCCAATTTGCGCAGACTCAGGCAATCCAGCAATATTGATGAAGAATACCGGCAGGATTGAAATGACTGTCAGGAAGAGCGCACCGACCAATGTTAAACGGTATAAGACGCGAGTCAAATATTCCTGCGTGTTATTTCCTGGACGAATGCCCGGGATATAACCGCCCTGCTTCTTCAGGTTTTCCGCAACTTGTTCCGGATTTACCTGAATGAAAGCATAGAAATAAGTAAAAGCAATGATTAATGCACTATAGATGACCATTCCGATTGGAGACGTGTAGTCAAATATTCTTTGAATCCATAGCGTCACATCATTCTGCTCAAAGAAACCTGCAATGGTTCTTGGCGTGATGATGAATGAAATCGCAAAGATTACTGGAATTACACCAGCTGCATTAACTTTTAACGGAAGATGAGTTGATTGTCCGCCAGCAGAATTTTTTCCTGCTGTTACACGCTTAGCGTATTGAATAGGAATCTTTCTTAAAGCCTGTTGGATAAAGATCGTTCCCACAACAATAGCAACGACTGCAATCAGGATAAGCACGACTGTCACAATGCGAAGGAATAGCTGCTCTCCAGCATTTTCAAACTGCTGAGCATAGATCTGGTTAACCGTTGAAGGAATACCAGCTGCGATACCAGCAAAGATAATGATGGAAATACCATTCCCTACACCTTTTGATGTAATCTGCTCACCAAGCCACATTAGAAATGCAGTTCCGGCAGTCAACACTACAGCAATCAATAGATAAGAGGTAATTCCCGGATTTTCAATCAGCATACCGCCTGCTAGGTTATTAAACCCATAAGACATACCGAGAGCCTGGATAAAACCAAGCACGATAGTAAAGTAACGGGTAAACTGAGCTAACTTACGGCGTCCAACTTCACCCTGCTTTGACCATTCCGTAAACTTAGGAACAACATCCATCTGCAGAAGCTGTACAATGATGGATGCGGTAATATACGGCATGATGCCCATCGCAAGGATCGAGAAGTTTAGGAGCGCCCCGCCGCCGAATGTATTCAGAACACCGAATACATTAAGTTCATCCTGGGCTTTTAACAGATCTGCATTTACGCCCGGTACAGGGATAAATGTACCGATGCGAAATACGATCAGCATTAAAAGGGTGAAAATAATCTTTCGTCTTATATCACCCACACGCATAAAATTGGAGATTGTCTGAAACATTAAATCACCTCAGTTTGACCGCCGGCAGCTTCGATAGCTTCCTTTGCAGCAGAGGAGAATTTATGAGCTTTAACTGTAAGCTTTTTCTCAACTTTGCCTTTTGCAAGAATCTTGATTCCTGCTTTTTCGTTGCTTACTACACCAGTTTCGATAAGAAGCTCAGGAGTTACTTCAGTTCCATCTTCGAAACGGTTTAGAGCATCAAGGTTCACAACCGCGTATTCTTTACGGTTGATGTTAGTGAAACCGCGCTTAGGCAAGCGTTGGAATAAAGGTGTTTGACCACCCTCGAATCCAGGACGGACACCGCCGCCGGAACGAGCGTTTTGACCTTTATGACCCTTACCAGCAGTTTTACCATTACCGGAACCGATACCACGGCCTTTGCGTTTGCGTTCTTGACGAGAACCTTCTGCAGGCTTTAATTCATGAAGTTTCATGTTGGCACCTCCTTATTTGTAGAAGAATAGATTTATTTTTCTTTTACCACAACAAGGTGAGCTACTTTGTTGATCATTCCGCGGATAGCAGGATTATCTTGATGCTCAACTGTTTGGTGCATTTTGCGTAAGCCAAGAGCCTTAACTGTTTCGCGTTGGTCTTGCGGGCGACCAATCACGCTGCGAGTGAGGGTTACTTCTAGTTTATTCGCCATTTGATATCCCTCCTTATCCTAACAGTTCTTCTACTGATTTACCACGTAATTTCGCTACGTCCTCAGCACGTTTTAATTGAGTTAAACCGTTCAAAGTGGCGCGAACCATGTTGATTGGTGTGTTAGTACCTAAAGATTTAGATAAGATATCACCAACACCAGCTAATTCCAGAACCGCACGAACAGGACCTCCGGCGATTACTCCAGTACCTTCAGAAGCAGGCTTAAGAAGGATTTCTCCAGCACCGAAGTGACCGATTACCTGGTGAGGAATTGTAGTTCCAACCATAGGTACTTCGACTAAGTTTTTCTTAGCATCTTCAATAGCTTTGCGGATTGCTTCAGGAACTTCCTGTGCTTTACCTGTACCAAAGCCAACGTGACCGTTTTTGTCACCTACTACTACAAGAGCAGAGAAACGAAAACGACGTCCACCTTTAACAACCTTTGCTACACGATTAACCGTAACTACGCGCTCTTCAAGTTCAAGTTTGTTTGGATCAATACGACGCATCTTTTTGTGTCCCTCCTTTGTCTATTAAAATTCTAAACCATTTTCACGTGCTGCATCAGCTAATGCTTGAACACGTCCATGATATAGATAGCCACCACGATCGAAAACGACAGCTTTAACGCCTTTTTCGACTGCGCGCTTTGCAACTAATTCTCCGACCTTAACTGCTGCATCAACGTTGCCAGTTGCATCAAGGTTTACTTCTTTATCTTGTGTAGAAGCACTTGCTACAGTAACTCCGTTTACATCATCAATAAGTTGAGCATAAATGTGCTTGTTTGAACGATACACATTTAAACGAGGACGAGCCGCAGTTCCAGAAAGTTTCGCACGCACACGAGCATGTCTTTTCTTACGAACTGCATTTTTATCAGCCTTCGTAATCATTTCGGTCACTCCTTTCGTTTACCTAAGCGGCATTACTTACCAGTTTTACCTTCTTTACGACGAACATATTCGCCTTCATAGCGGATACCTTTACCTTTGTAAGGCTCTGGAGGACGAACATCACGGATGTTGGCAGCCAATGCGCCAACACGCTCTTTGCTAGTACCTTTAACAATGATCTTTGTGTTAGATGGCACTTCAACTTCAATACCTTCTTCAGGCTCGATTTCAACAGGATGAGAGTAACCAACGTTTAAAACAAGCTTTTTGCCTTGTTTTTGAGCACGGTAACCGACACCGATAAGCTCTAGTCCTCTTTCGAACCCTTTTGACACACCTTCAACCATGTTAGCTAGAAGTGCGCGAGTCGTTCCGTGCAATGCGCGGTGTTCTTTCGCTTCAGATGGACGGGACACGTTGATTACGTTCTCCTCCACCTTGATTTCGATATCCTGGTTGAATGAACGGGAAAGTTCACCTTTAGGACCCTTCACAGTAACAGTGTTATTGTCGATAGTAACAGTAACACCAGATGGAATTTCGATTGGTTTTTTACCTATACGAGACATTTAATTGCACCTCCATTCATGAAAAACTCTATTACCAAACGTATCCTAATACTTCTCCGCCGACTTGTTTAGCGCGAGCTTCTTTGTCTGTAAGAACTCCTTGAGAAGTAGAAACTAGTGCGATTCCAAGACCGTTAAGTACGCGAGGTACTTCATCAGCCTTTGCGTATACACGAAGACCAGGCTTACTGATACGCTTAAGACCAGTGATAACGCGTTCGTTGTTTGAACCGTATTTTAAGAAAATGCGGATGATGCCTTGCTTGTTATCCTCGATAAGCTCAACATCACGTACAAAACCTTCACGCTTTAAGATCTCAGCAATTTCCTTTTTGATGTTAGAAGCAGGAACTTCTAATTTTTCGTGACGAACCATGTTCGCATTACGGATGCGAGTTAGCAAGTCTGCAATTGGATCTGTCATGACCATTGTTTTTACCTCCTTCCCATACTTGGGGTTTACCAGCTAGCTTTTTTCACGCCAGGAATTTGTCCTTTATATGCTAATTCACGGAAACAAATACGACAAAGCTTAAATTTACGGTATACAGAATGTGGACGTCCGCAGCGTTCGCAGCGAGTGTACTCCTGTACCTTGTGTTTAGGCGTGCGTTTTTGCTTCGCAATCATTGACTTTTTAGCCACGTTTTCGCCTCCCTCTATTTAGCGATTACTTTTGGAATGGCATTCCAAATTGAGTTAAAAGTTCACGAGCTTCTTCATCAGTGTTAGCTGTAGTTACGATAACGATATCCATACCACGAACTTTGCTTACTTTATCGTAATCAATCTCAGGGAAGATCAACTGTTCTTTGACACCTAGAGTATAGTTACCACGGCCGTCAAATGACTTCTTAGAGATACCGCGGAAGTCACGTA is a genomic window containing:
- the rpsM gene encoding 30S ribosomal protein S13, with amino-acid sequence MARIAGVDVPREKRVVISLTYIFGIGKSTAQKVLAEAGVSEDTRVRDLTEDELNKIRDIIDKLKVEGDLRREVSLNIKRLMEIGSYRGLRHRRGLPVRGQNTKNNARTRKGPRKTVANKKK
- the rpsK gene encoding 30S ribosomal protein S11 — encoded protein: MARKTNTRKRRVKKNIEQGIAHIRSTFNNTIVTITDVHGNAVSWSSAGALGFKGSRKSTPFAAQMAAETAAKTSQEHGMKSLEVTVKGPGAGREAAIRALQAAGLEVTAIRDVTPVPHNGCRPPKRRRV
- the rplM gene encoding 50S ribosomal protein L13 encodes the protein MRTTFMANSNNIERKWYVIDAEGKTLGRLASEVASILRGKHKPTYTPHVDTGDHVILINASKIELTGKKLTDKIYYRHSMHPGGLKTRTALEMRTNYPERMLELAIKGMLPKNSLGRQMFKKLHVYAGSEHKHQAQQPEVYELRG
- the rplQ gene encoding 50S ribosomal protein L17, which gives rise to MGYRKLGRTSSQRKAMLRDLATDLIINERIETTEARAKELRSVVEKMITLGKRGDLHARRQAAAFVRNEVANAETDQDAVQKLFSDIATRYEERQGGYTRIMKLGPRRGDGAPMVIIELV
- the truA gene encoding tRNA pseudouridine(38-40) synthase TruA — encoded protein: MQRFKCNVTYDGTHFAGYQVQPGKRTVQGELERALKKLHKGEDIKVTASGRTDAGVHARGQVIHFDSPLNIPIEKWEIALNSLLPDDVAIIGTETVSDDFHVRFDAKGKEYRYFVHRTSRRDPFKRHYACQYPYHLNTDAIKQAAADLIGTHDFTSFCSAKTEVEDKVRELQEIQVAEEGDMLIFCFRGTGFLYNMVRILAGTLLEVGTGERDPDSMPSVLMGKNRSAAGKTAPPQGLYLWKVFY
- a CDS encoding energy-coupling factor ABC transporter ATP-binding protein, with the protein product MDISLQNVEYRYQVNTPFERLAIKDVTIDIPSGTFLAIIGHTGSGKSTVLQHLNALLKPTEGQVVIGERLITSQKKQKNLKEIRQRVGIVFQFPEHQLFEETVEKDICFGPMNFGVSEEEAKKRARAAISQVGLPEEILRKSPFDLSGGQMRRVAIAGVLAMEPDVIVLDEPTAGLDPRGRKEIMDMFYSLHGTRGLSTVLVTHSMEDASRYADQIVIMHNGEVYKKGTPKEIFSSPEGLLKLGLDVPEVVRFQLKMEKSLNIRFSKTCLTMDELTDEIAAAMKRGAAK
- the rpmJ gene encoding 50S ribosomal protein L36; this encodes MKVRPSVKPICEKCKVIRRRGKVMVICENPKHKQKQG
- a CDS encoding energy-coupling factor transporter transmembrane protein EcfT, which translates into the protein MMDKMIFGRYVPAESVLHRMDPRSKLVLIFLFVCIVFLANNMLTYGLLTVYTFLMIALSKVPIRFIYTGLKPVLLLVIFTLFLHLFLTKEGEVLFRFGWITIYEEGLRQGIFISLRFFLLILMTSILTLTTTPIEITDGLESLLAPLNKIKFPVHELALMMSISLRFIPTLMQETDKIMKAQTARGVDFTSGPIKDRIKAIIPLLIPLFVSSFKRAEELAVAMESRGYRGGEGRTKYRQLNWGLKDTAMLAMLAALTLVLILLRT
- a CDS encoding DNA-directed RNA polymerase subunit alpha — translated: MIEIEKPKIETVEISDDAKYGKFVVEPLERGYGTTLGNSLRRILLSSLPGAAVTSIQIDGVLHEFSTIEGVVEDVTSIILNIKKLALKIYSDEEKTLEIDVQGEGVVKAADVTHDSDVEILNPDLHIATLGSNAHLRMRLTARRGRGYTPADQNKREDQPIGVIPIDSIYTPVSRISYQVENTRVGQMTNYDKLTFDVWTDGSTGPQDAVALGAKILTEHLNIFVGLTDEAQNAEIMVEKEEDQKEKVLEMTIEELDLSVRSYNCLKRAGINTVQELANKTEEDMMKVRNLGRKSLEEVKHKLEDLGLGLRKDD
- a CDS encoding energy-coupling factor ABC transporter ATP-binding protein; translation: MNEPLVELKNVSFKYDAEGGYALHNVSFNIVKGEWLAIVGHNGSGKSTLAKLLNGLHFPLEGSITVGGISLSEETVWETRKKIGMVFQNPDNQFVGTTVQDDVAFGLENHGIERNDMVQRVTQSLEKVKMAQFLNQEPHHLSGGQKQRVAIAGVIALRPDIIILDESTSMLDPRGREEVLETVRELKQDYHMTVISITHDLEEAAKADRIVVMNKGQLYREGTPEEIFQMDEELVKLGLDIPFPVKLSKILREKGLPLSRHYLSEEELVEELWTSHSKM